A window of the Lolium perenne isolate Kyuss_39 chromosome 7, Kyuss_2.0, whole genome shotgun sequence genome harbors these coding sequences:
- the LOC127311497 gene encoding uncharacterized protein — translation MAIYELPFPIPPSALHVAAALLLAAVLHFLHIPSLLLYAVHTYIHPDAVPSTGPRVALRPPGSAAGKRGAAAPPSSFDDGSNSAQLYRLRLSHTALASRPHFAGFHLALLLPLALLPPALLLPPSSLSPLAPLLPVAFLFLTLVRLVLLPPTSTSSSPRPAHLASALAALLITTVLSSSPFAGSVASLAALPATRFARAFWLGTDQPRTGLAVLASSAPARLLLHLAVLVSSGASILQCCGFVDGPDLEAKLLAAAAGLQLLASRGAVQMYLNEAVFCWYQRLHANRAPDTEYGRAKVFLHNHHLCVAATQFVVPPLLVLSLLALWWVQGKDFFEGVAGLDWLVGWSVAMKEAALLAARWVVAVWSAVTVGTLVFYKRGWTFVL, via the coding sequence ATGGCCATCTACGAGCTTCCCTTCCCCATCCCGCCGTCCGCCCTCCACGTCGCCGCAGCACTCTTGCTCGCCGCCGTCTTGCACTTCCTCCAcatcccctctctcctcctctacgCAGTCCACACCTACATCCACCCCGACGCCGTCCCCTCCACCGGGCCGCGCGTCGCCCTCCGCCCGCCGGGCTCCGCCGCCGGGAAGCGCGGCGCCGCCGCCCCGCCTTCCTCCTTCGACGACGGCTCCAACTCCGCGCAGCTCTACCGCCTGCGCCTCTCCCACACCGCGCTCGCCTCCCGCCCGCACTTCGCCGGCTTCCACCtcgccctcctcctcccgctAGCGCTCCTCCCGCCCGCGCTCCTCCTCCCACCCTCCTCGCTCTCcccgctcgcgccgctcctcccGGTCGCCTTCCTCTTCCTCACGCTCGTCCGCCTCGTCCTGCTCCCTCCCACCTCCACCTCGTCTTCCCCGCGCCCGGCCCACCTCGCGTCCGCGCTCGCCGCGCTCCTCATCACCACGGTGCTGTCCTCCAgccccttcgccggctccgtcgccTCCCTCGCGGCGCTCCCGGCCACGCGCTTCGCGCGCGCGTTCTGGCTCGGCACGGACCAGCCCCGCACTGGCCTGGCCGTCCTCGCCTCCTCCGCCCCCGCGCGCCTGCTGCTCCACCTCGCGGTCCTCGTCTCCTCCGGGGCTTCCATTCTGCAGTGCTGCGGGTTCGTGGATGGCCCTGACCTGGAGGCGAAGCTGCTGGCGGCTGCCGCGGGGCTCCAGCTGCTGGCCTCCAGGGGGGCCGTGCAGATGTACCTCAACGAGGCCGTGTTCTGCTGGTACCAGCGCCTGCACGCCAACCGCGCGCCGGACACCGAATACGGCCGTGCCAAGGTGTTCCTGCACAACCACCATCTCTGCGTGGCGGCCACGCAGTTCGTCGTGCCGCCGCTACTCGTGCTCTCGCTGCTGGCGCTGTGGTGGGTGCAAGGGAAGGACTTCTTTGAGGGAGTGGCAGGGCTGGACTGGCTCGTTGGCTGGTCCGTCGCCATGAAGGAGGCGGCATTGCTCGCGGCCCGTTGGGTCGTAGCGGTGTGGTCGGCGGTGACCGTGGGCACACTTGTGTTCTACAAACGTGGATGGACGTTTGTCTTGTGA